A section of the Burkholderiales bacterium genome encodes:
- a CDS encoding (Fe-S)-binding protein: MAADVKAPPLRPFPVSPELAPGAMASSKPYAATAKMQEAIGYPGELGEGWQERALGKMGELLGKYRSLKVYLDACVHCGACTDKCHYFLGTGDPLNMPVARQDLMRSVYRRHFTLAGKLFPRLVGARELTKDVFDQWYAYYNQCSECRRCSVFCPYGIDTAEITMAGKEIMDAAGVGQKYTNEIIGKVHRIGNNLGLPGPALADTLEGLEEDVKEESGADVRFPLDQKGAEVLLVTPSADFFAEPHVESLIGYAKVFHAAGISWTLSSHASEAGNFGLFIGSYEQLRTIALRIREAALELGVKRIVVGECGHAWRVAYSMWNTLAGIGAGGDDDFAGKLQRQLDPRYKQPMHICEVTHDLISHGALTLDREANDHRVVTFHDSCNVARASRMGDAPGGQFEIPRAIIRAVANHYVEMAPGTTHDATFCCGGGGGLLTDELLDLRVKGALPRMEALRQVADGRSVNFMATICAICKAQFTKVLPYYGFKMGMVGGVHQLVSTAIRLGAKA; encoded by the coding sequence ATGGCCGCCGACGTCAAGGCCCCGCCGCTGCGGCCGTTTCCGGTGTCGCCCGAACTCGCGCCCGGCGCGATGGCCTCGTCGAAGCCGTACGCCGCGACCGCGAAGATGCAGGAGGCGATCGGCTACCCGGGCGAACTCGGCGAAGGGTGGCAGGAGCGCGCGCTGGGCAAGATGGGCGAACTCCTCGGGAAGTACCGCTCGCTCAAGGTGTACCTCGACGCGTGCGTGCACTGCGGAGCGTGCACCGACAAGTGCCACTACTTCCTCGGCACCGGCGATCCGCTCAACATGCCGGTCGCGCGGCAGGACCTGATGCGCAGCGTCTACCGGCGCCACTTCACGCTCGCCGGGAAGCTCTTCCCCCGGCTGGTGGGGGCGCGCGAGCTCACGAAGGACGTGTTCGACCAGTGGTACGCGTACTACAACCAGTGCTCCGAGTGCCGGCGCTGCTCGGTGTTCTGTCCCTACGGCATCGACACCGCCGAGATCACGATGGCCGGCAAGGAGATCATGGACGCGGCCGGTGTCGGCCAGAAGTACACCAACGAGATCATCGGCAAGGTCCACCGGATCGGCAACAACCTGGGCCTGCCCGGGCCCGCGCTCGCCGACACGCTCGAAGGTCTCGAGGAGGACGTGAAGGAGGAGAGCGGCGCCGACGTGCGTTTCCCGCTCGACCAGAAGGGCGCCGAGGTCCTGCTCGTCACGCCGTCGGCCGACTTCTTCGCAGAGCCGCACGTCGAGAGCCTGATCGGCTACGCGAAGGTCTTCCACGCGGCCGGCATCTCGTGGACGCTGTCGTCGCACGCTTCCGAGGCCGGCAACTTCGGACTGTTCATCGGCAGCTACGAGCAGCTTCGCACGATCGCGCTGCGCATCCGCGAGGCGGCGCTCGAGCTCGGGGTCAAGCGCATCGTGGTGGGCGAGTGCGGCCACGCGTGGCGCGTCGCCTACAGCATGTGGAACACGCTCGCGGGCATCGGCGCGGGTGGCGACGACGACTTCGCGGGCAAGCTCCAGCGCCAGCTCGACCCGCGCTACAAGCAGCCGATGCACATCTGCGAAGTCACGCACGATCTGATCTCGCACGGGGCGCTCACGCTCGACCGCGAGGCGAACGACCACCGCGTCGTCACCTTCCACGACTCGTGCAATGTCGCGCGCGCCTCGCGGATGGGCGACGCTCCGGGCGGCCAGTTCGAGATCCCGCGCGCGATCATCCGCGCGGTCGCGAATCACTACGTCGAGATGGCGCCCGGGACGACGCACGACGCGACCTTCTGCTGCGGCGGCGGCGGCGGACTCCTGACCGACGAACTCCTCGACCTGCGGGTCAAGGGCGCGCTCCCGCGCATGGAGGCGCTGCGGCAGGTGGCCGACGGACGGAGCGTCAATTTCATGGCGACGATCTGCGCGATCTGCAAGGCGCAGTTCACCAAGGTACTCCCGTACTACGGATTCAAGATGGGCATGGTCGGCGGTGTGCACCAGCTGGTGAGCACGGCCATCCGGCTCGGCGCGAAAGCGTAG
- a CDS encoding respiratory nitrate reductase subunit gamma, protein MTATFLAILLSVAAVVFVAGVGTRVWDYARTPAPLKIPTTPAPVTRGGVALRMLREVVLFESLFRGNLWTWMFGWLFHAGLALVLLRHLRYFVEPVPAWVAFIQPYGTWAGVAMAAGLAGLWARRFLVPRVRYISTPSDHLMLALLLAIALSGLAMTFVVHTDIVAVKAFALGLVRFDWQALPGDPLIALHLALVALLLLVFPFSKLLHAPGVFFSPTRNQVDDPRERRHLAPWAARLDADR, encoded by the coding sequence ATGACGGCCACGTTCCTCGCCATCCTGCTTTCCGTCGCCGCTGTGGTGTTCGTGGCCGGCGTCGGGACGCGCGTGTGGGATTACGCACGCACGCCGGCGCCGCTCAAGATCCCGACCACGCCGGCGCCGGTCACCCGCGGCGGCGTGGCGCTGCGGATGCTGCGCGAGGTGGTGCTGTTCGAGAGCCTGTTCCGCGGCAATCTGTGGACCTGGATGTTCGGCTGGCTCTTTCACGCCGGCCTCGCGCTCGTGCTGCTGCGGCACCTGCGCTACTTCGTCGAGCCGGTTCCGGCATGGGTGGCGTTCATCCAGCCGTACGGCACCTGGGCCGGCGTCGCGATGGCGGCCGGGCTCGCCGGACTGTGGGCGCGGCGTTTCCTCGTGCCGCGCGTGCGCTACATCTCGACGCCGTCCGACCACCTGATGCTCGCGCTGCTGCTGGCGATCGCGCTCTCGGGACTCGCGATGACCTTCGTCGTGCACACCGACATCGTCGCGGTCAAGGCGTTCGCGCTCGGTCTCGTCCGGTTCGACTGGCAGGCGCTCCCCGGCGACCCGCTGATCGCGCTGCACCTCGCGCTCGTCGCGCTGCTCCTCCTCGTCTTCCCGTTCTCGAAGCTGCTGCACGCGCCCGGCGTGTTCTTCTCGCCGACGCGCAATCAGGTCGACGACCCGCGCGAGCGGCGCCACCTCGCGCCGTGGGCGGCGCGGCTCGACGCGGACCGCTAG
- a CDS encoding TusE/DsrC/DsvC family sulfur relay protein, protein MPMIEVNGKSYETDEEGYLVNLADWSEDVANHIAATENVDMSQNHWEVVNFLRKYYDEYQVAPAVRVLTKAIGKQLGPEKGNSAYLYELFPYGPAKQACKIAGLPKPTGCV, encoded by the coding sequence ATGCCCATGATCGAAGTGAACGGCAAGAGCTACGAGACCGACGAGGAGGGCTATCTCGTCAACCTCGCCGACTGGAGCGAGGACGTCGCGAACCACATCGCGGCGACCGAGAACGTCGACATGTCGCAAAACCACTGGGAGGTCGTCAACTTCCTGCGCAAGTACTACGACGAATACCAGGTCGCGCCGGCGGTCCGCGTGCTGACCAAGGCGATCGGCAAGCAGCTCGGACCCGAGAAGGGCAACAGCGCCTACCTGTACGAGCTGTTCCCGTACGGCCCGGCGAAGCAGGCGTGCAAGATCGCCGGCCTGCCGAAGCCGACCGGTTGCGTCTGA
- the dsrH gene encoding sulfurtransferase complex subunit TusB: MLHIVNKSPLERPSLEACLRIAEPGAILLIEDAVYAAARGGAAAARIAEAAKRHKVYVLLPDAEARAVADRLVDGVATVDYGGFVDLVVEHRNCQSWL; this comes from the coding sequence GTGCTCCACATCGTCAACAAGTCGCCGCTCGAGCGCCCGTCGCTCGAGGCGTGCCTGCGGATCGCGGAGCCGGGCGCGATCCTGCTGATCGAGGACGCCGTCTACGCCGCCGCGCGCGGCGGCGCGGCGGCTGCGCGCATCGCCGAAGCGGCGAAGCGCCACAAGGTCTACGTGCTGCTGCCCGACGCCGAGGCGCGCGCCGTGGCCGACCGGCTGGTCGACGGCGTCGCGACCGTCGACTACGGCGGCTTCGTCGATCTCGTCGTCGAACATCGGAACTGCCAATCCTGGCTTTGA
- the tusC gene encoding sulfurtransferase complex subunit TusC: protein MTEGVAKKFMFVNRSAPYGTIYALESLEVVLISAAFDQDVSLAFVDDGVWQLKRGQQTKGIGIKNFSPTYRALEGYDVEKLYVERESLEARGLAEEDLIVEVTVLSSAEMGKLMDEQDVVLSF from the coding sequence ATGACCGAAGGCGTCGCCAAGAAGTTCATGTTCGTCAACCGCAGCGCGCCCTACGGCACGATCTACGCGCTCGAATCGCTGGAGGTCGTGCTGATCTCGGCGGCGTTCGACCAGGACGTGTCGCTGGCGTTCGTCGACGACGGCGTCTGGCAGTTGAAGCGCGGCCAGCAGACCAAGGGGATCGGGATCAAGAACTTCTCGCCCACCTACCGCGCGCTCGAAGGCTACGACGTCGAGAAGCTCTACGTCGAGCGCGAGTCGCTCGAGGCGCGCGGGCTCGCCGAAGAAGACCTGATCGTCGAGGTGACCGTGCTGTCGTCGGCCGAGATGGGCAAGCTGATGGACGAGCAGGACGTCGTCCTCTCGTTCTGA
- the tusD gene encoding sulfurtransferase complex subunit TusD — protein MKFGILVNEGPYQHQAGDSAYQFCQAALAKGHEIHRVFFYHDGVNNASRLTEPPQDDRNIVSRWSKLAAEHGIDLVVCVAAALRRGIRDENLAPGFRISGLGQLVESGIQSDRMVVFGD, from the coding sequence ATGAAGTTCGGCATCCTCGTCAACGAAGGCCCGTACCAGCACCAGGCCGGCGACTCCGCCTACCAGTTCTGCCAGGCAGCCCTCGCGAAGGGGCACGAGATCCACCGCGTGTTCTTCTACCACGACGGCGTGAACAACGCGTCGCGGCTGACCGAGCCGCCGCAGGACGACCGCAACATCGTCTCGCGCTGGTCGAAGCTCGCCGCCGAGCACGGCATCGACCTCGTCGTCTGCGTCGCGGCCGCGCTCCGCCGGGGCATCCGGGACGAGAACCTCGCGCCGGGGTTCCGGATCTCGGGGCTCGGGCAGCTCGTCGAGTCGGGCATCCAGTCGGACCGGATGGTGGTCTTCGGTGATTAG
- the dsrB gene encoding dissimilatory-type sulfite reductase subunit beta, with translation MAQPQMRRAIESGVPDNQQFLHPLLKKNYGDWKYHDRPRPGVLHHVAHSGDEVWSVRAGTQRQMDVHTIRKLCDIADRFAESHVRFTIRSNIEFMVSSEAKVAPLVAELERNGFPVGGTGNSVSMIAHTQGWLHCDIPGTDASGAVKALMDELIDEFRREEMPNRVHLSTSCCEINCGGQADIAIIIQHTKPPKINHDLVANVCERPAVVARCPVAAIRPALVNGKPSLEVDEKKCICCGACYPPCPPMQINDPEHSKFAIWVGGKNSNARAKPTFMKMVAAGIPNNPPRWPEVSEIVKKILYTYKDDARPWERLSDWVERIGWPRFFEKTGLPFTKYLIDDWRGARVNLNASAHIRF, from the coding sequence ATGGCACAACCGCAGATGAGACGCGCGATCGAGAGCGGCGTCCCCGACAACCAGCAGTTCCTGCACCCGCTGCTCAAGAAGAACTACGGCGACTGGAAGTACCACGACCGGCCGCGCCCGGGCGTGCTGCACCACGTCGCGCACTCGGGCGACGAAGTGTGGAGCGTGCGCGCCGGCACCCAGCGGCAGATGGACGTCCACACGATCCGCAAGCTCTGCGACATCGCCGATCGGTTCGCCGAGAGCCACGTGCGGTTCACCATCCGGTCGAACATCGAGTTCATGGTGTCCTCGGAGGCGAAGGTCGCCCCGCTGGTGGCCGAGCTCGAGCGGAACGGCTTCCCGGTCGGCGGCACCGGCAACTCGGTGTCGATGATCGCGCACACGCAGGGCTGGCTGCACTGCGACATCCCGGGCACCGACGCCTCGGGCGCGGTCAAGGCGCTGATGGACGAGCTGATCGACGAGTTCCGGCGCGAGGAGATGCCCAACCGCGTCCACCTGTCCACGTCGTGCTGCGAGATCAACTGCGGCGGCCAGGCCGACATCGCGATCATCATCCAGCACACGAAGCCGCCGAAGATCAACCACGATCTCGTGGCGAACGTCTGCGAGCGCCCGGCCGTCGTCGCCCGCTGCCCGGTCGCCGCGATCCGTCCGGCGCTCGTCAACGGCAAGCCCTCGCTCGAGGTCGACGAGAAGAAGTGCATCTGCTGCGGCGCGTGCTACCCGCCGTGCCCGCCGATGCAGATCAACGATCCCGAGCACTCGAAGTTCGCGATCTGGGTCGGGGGCAAGAACAGCAACGCACGGGCGAAGCCGACGTTCATGAAGATGGTCGCCGCGGGAATTCCCAACAACCCGCCGCGCTGGCCCGAGGTCTCCGAGATCGTGAAGAAGATCCTCTACACCTACAAGGACGACGCGCGGCCGTGGGAGCGGCTGTCCGACTGGGTCGAGCGCATCGGCTGGCCGCGGTTCTTCGAGAAGACCGGGCTCCCGTTCACCAAGTATCTGATCGACGACTGGCGCGGCGCGCGCGTGAACCTGAACGCGTCGGCCCACATCCGGTTCTGA
- the dsrA gene encoding dissimilatory-type sulfite reductase subunit alpha encodes MAKPMHPTPNLDALEPGPWPSFVTGLKRLAQDKDYVVDLLGQLEHSYVTRKGYWKGGTVGVYGYGGGVIPRFTEAKDETGKPMFPAAAEFHTLRVMPPAGMHYNTDVLRKMADIWEQHGSGLIAFHGQSGDIMFQGATSENVQPAFDAINELGFDLGGAGPAVRTAMSCVGAARCEQSCYDEARAHRAVINTFLDDIHRPSLPYKFKFKFSGCPNDCMNSIQRADMAIIGTWRDNIRTDEALARKWFAKHGMNELVNDVVARCPTKTIRLKEIRDLKPGDSVSTVAVSDTHGLEIENRDCVRCMHCINVMTGALAPGKDKGATILVGGKRTLKIGDLMGTVVVPFMKLETDEDREKLIELGQKIIDFFAENALEHERTGEMIERIGIVNFLEAVDIPIDPNMVSAPRTNPYVRTDGWDEEVAKMKASKKVA; translated from the coding sequence ATGGCAAAGCCGATGCACCCCACCCCGAATCTCGACGCGCTGGAGCCCGGCCCGTGGCCGAGCTTCGTGACCGGATTGAAGCGGCTCGCGCAGGACAAGGACTACGTGGTCGACCTGCTCGGCCAGCTCGAGCACTCGTACGTCACCCGCAAGGGGTACTGGAAGGGCGGCACCGTCGGCGTGTACGGCTACGGCGGCGGCGTGATCCCCCGGTTCACCGAGGCGAAGGACGAGACCGGCAAGCCGATGTTTCCCGCCGCGGCCGAGTTCCACACGCTGCGCGTGATGCCGCCGGCCGGGATGCACTACAACACCGACGTGCTGCGCAAGATGGCCGACATCTGGGAGCAGCACGGCTCGGGGCTCATCGCGTTCCACGGCCAGTCCGGCGACATCATGTTCCAGGGCGCGACCAGCGAGAACGTGCAGCCGGCCTTCGACGCGATCAACGAACTCGGCTTCGACCTCGGCGGCGCCGGTCCCGCGGTGCGGACCGCGATGTCCTGCGTCGGAGCGGCCCGCTGCGAGCAGTCCTGCTACGACGAGGCGCGCGCCCACCGTGCGGTGATCAATACCTTCCTCGACGACATCCACCGGCCGTCGCTGCCCTACAAGTTCAAGTTCAAGTTCAGCGGCTGCCCGAACGACTGCATGAACTCGATCCAGCGCGCCGACATGGCGATCATCGGCACCTGGCGCGACAACATCCGCACCGACGAGGCGCTCGCGCGCAAGTGGTTCGCGAAGCACGGCATGAACGAACTCGTGAACGACGTCGTCGCGCGCTGCCCGACCAAGACCATCCGCCTGAAGGAAATCAGGGACCTGAAGCCGGGCGACTCGGTGTCGACCGTCGCCGTGTCCGACACGCACGGCCTCGAGATCGAGAACCGCGATTGCGTGCGCTGCATGCACTGCATCAACGTGATGACCGGGGCGCTCGCTCCCGGCAAGGACAAGGGCGCGACGATCCTCGTGGGCGGCAAGCGCACGCTGAAGATCGGCGACCTCATGGGGACGGTCGTCGTGCCGTTCATGAAGCTCGAGACCGACGAGGATCGCGAGAAGCTGATCGAGCTCGGCCAGAAGATCATCGACTTCTTCGCCGAGAACGCGCTCGAGCACGAGCGCACCGGCGAGATGATCGAGCGGATCGGCATCGTCAACTTCCTCGAGGCGGTCGACATCCCGATCGACCCGAACATGGTGAGCGCGCCGCGCACCAACCCCTACGTCCGCACCGACGGCTGGGACGAGGAGGTCGCGAAGATGAAGGCGTCGAAGAAGGTCGCGTGA
- the cas6 gene encoding type I-MYXAN CRISPR-associated protein Cas6/Cmx6, which translates to MAAHEAALPGVDVVFGLEGTSLPSDHAEALARSVEEWLPWLTQEPAAGIHPLKTAPTSQGLVLVARRARLLLRVPGHRAEASLALAGRRLPVGAGLTTGRGAARELTPSSTLYAARVSSDAKDERAFEDEVSGWLATSGVRCKCIAGRARALGVGGGVRSAFGLALHGLAPEDSLRIQSEGIGPHRHLGCGIFVPHKAIALGD; encoded by the coding sequence ATGGCCGCGCATGAAGCGGCTCTGCCGGGCGTCGACGTCGTGTTCGGGTTGGAAGGCACGAGCCTGCCGTCCGACCACGCCGAGGCGCTCGCGCGCTCGGTGGAGGAATGGCTGCCGTGGCTGACGCAGGAGCCGGCCGCGGGTATCCACCCGCTGAAGACCGCGCCCACCTCGCAGGGCCTGGTGCTCGTGGCTCGCCGCGCACGCCTCCTGCTTCGAGTGCCCGGACACCGGGCGGAGGCGAGCCTCGCGCTCGCCGGCCGCCGGCTCCCGGTCGGGGCGGGGCTCACCACCGGGCGCGGTGCGGCGCGCGAACTGACGCCGAGTTCGACCCTCTACGCCGCCCGGGTTTCGAGCGATGCGAAAGACGAACGGGCCTTCGAGGACGAGGTCTCCGGTTGGCTCGCGACCTCCGGAGTGCGTTGCAAGTGCATTGCGGGCCGCGCGCGCGCACTCGGGGTCGGCGGGGGCGTGCGCTCCGCGTTCGGCCTGGCGCTGCACGGCCTCGCGCCGGAGGATTCGCTCAGGATCCAGAGCGAAGGCATCGGACCGCACCGTCACCTCGGATGTGGCATCTTCGTGCCGCACAAGGCCATCGCGCTCGGGGACTGA
- a CDS encoding sulfurtransferase TusA family protein: MTTQAAKPNDLKPTMTLDMRGTSCPAPLLGAKRLIDAMQTGEVLLLLSDCPGTHDDLFAWSRHTDNHIARTEKLPDRGHGYYIRRGRAGTPEANAVLDLRGAVCPGPIVEAKKLLNGMRSGETLKLVSNCPGVVADVTDWARVTGFELRRTEELGAGEHAFYLRKP, encoded by the coding sequence ATGACCACCCAAGCCGCGAAGCCGAACGACCTCAAGCCGACGATGACGCTGGACATGCGCGGGACCAGTTGTCCCGCGCCGCTCCTCGGCGCGAAACGGCTGATCGACGCGATGCAGACGGGCGAGGTGCTGCTGCTCCTGTCGGACTGTCCCGGCACCCACGACGATCTCTTCGCGTGGTCGCGCCACACCGACAACCACATCGCCCGGACCGAGAAGCTGCCCGATCGCGGACATGGCTACTACATCCGCCGCGGACGCGCCGGGACCCCCGAGGCGAACGCGGTGCTCGACCTGCGTGGCGCGGTCTGCCCGGGGCCCATCGTCGAGGCGAAGAAGCTCCTCAACGGGATGCGCTCGGGCGAGACGCTGAAGCTCGTCAGCAACTGTCCCGGCGTCGTGGCCGACGTGACCGACTGGGCACGGGTGACGGGATTCGAACTGCGGCGCACCGAGGAACTCGGCGCGGGCGAGCATGCGTTCTACCTCCGCAAGCCCTGA
- a CDS encoding TauD/TfdA family dioxygenase: MRPATTLARGSAPDRAPAPSPFRLDDECGWRAFRERKLAHYPSDIADLVVEVRDPRALTPGERDALLARCSRANMAVYATGDRSADKDLPRLLAAQCGLVHLDRNWLADDDGISRVTVAEGGGRALFIPYTNRPIRWHTDGYYHPAERTIRAMVLHCVARAAEGGENALMDPEIAFLLLHDADPAHVRALSRPDAMTIPERQDEDGVARPAQSGPVFSVDERTGHLHMRYTARTRSIKWHADPDVRAAVAALERLLATPSPFIHRITLEPGMGLLCNNVLHDRSGFTDDPRQPRLIYRARYHDRVAPLTGDGIGGHGTKR; encoded by the coding sequence ATGCGCCCTGCCACGACGCTCGCCCGCGGAAGCGCCCCGGATCGCGCTCCGGCGCCCTCCCCGTTCCGGCTGGACGACGAATGCGGGTGGCGCGCGTTTCGGGAGCGGAAGCTCGCCCACTACCCGTCCGACATCGCCGACCTCGTGGTCGAGGTCCGCGATCCGCGCGCGCTCACGCCCGGCGAGCGCGACGCGCTGCTCGCTCGCTGCAGCCGCGCCAACATGGCCGTCTACGCCACAGGCGACCGAAGTGCCGACAAGGACCTGCCGCGGCTCCTCGCGGCGCAGTGCGGACTCGTCCATCTGGACCGCAACTGGCTCGCCGACGACGACGGCATCAGCCGGGTGACCGTGGCGGAGGGCGGCGGTCGCGCCCTGTTCATCCCCTACACCAACCGGCCGATCCGCTGGCACACCGACGGCTACTACCATCCGGCGGAGCGCACGATCCGCGCGATGGTGCTCCACTGCGTCGCGCGGGCGGCCGAGGGCGGCGAGAACGCGTTGATGGACCCGGAGATCGCGTTCCTGCTCCTGCACGACGCGGACCCCGCCCACGTGCGCGCGCTCTCGCGTCCCGACGCGATGACGATCCCCGAGCGGCAGGACGAGGACGGCGTCGCGCGGCCCGCGCAGTCGGGGCCGGTGTTCTCGGTCGACGAGCGCACCGGACATCTGCACATGCGCTACACGGCGCGCACGCGCAGCATCAAGTGGCACGCCGATCCCGACGTGCGGGCGGCGGTGGCCGCGCTGGAGCGGTTGCTCGCGACCCCGTCGCCGTTCATTCACCGGATCACGCTCGAGCCCGGCATGGGGCTCCTGTGCAACAACGTGCTGCACGACCGCTCGGGATTCACCGACGATCCGCGGCAGCCGCGCCTCATCTACCGCGCGCGCTACCACGACCGCGTCGCCCCGCTGACCGGCGACGGCATCGGCGGCCACGGAACGAAGCGATGA
- a CDS encoding 2Fe-2S iron-sulfur cluster binding domain-containing protein gives MLAVEGSIGGGTMTPWVTLSRAARLIGVPRGVLQREVADGRLASNDGLVSLDALARLYPDWRPEDSGAFERTAKVREEAFGRRVQERVLPPQEVLAQRLFAQSRELADARAHLSRYHELVVALRERIEGFGRAAPAGALAELAAELDLGLARVLATGPVDALTVMDDMLKIVSAEVTVRPSGRVFFVEGRDSLLQAGLKAGLKLAYGCGNGTCGLCKARVVSGEVVKTMPFDYPLSEAERLQGHTLLCAHSAASSEIVIETLEAQGPSEIPEQEVEVRVRSVAPLAPDTLLVHVQTPRGSRLRFLAGQSATLYGGAADTDAHATWPIASCPCDDRNLHFHVARDARDALATMFFDGAFRPGDALRLWGPSGDFVLAEDTGRPLAFVACDTGYAPIKSLIEHAIAVDAAPAMSLDWLATRSDGHYHANQCRAWAAAFDAFRYEAHQAADAAEGAEALASRMAEALDLPKHDVYVAGPVAFVDAACARLANAGVPAARLRALVL, from the coding sequence ATGCTCGCCGTCGAGGGCTCGATCGGCGGAGGCACGATGACGCCTTGGGTGACGTTGTCGCGGGCGGCGCGCCTGATCGGCGTGCCGCGCGGCGTCCTGCAGCGCGAAGTGGCCGACGGACGGCTCGCGTCCAATGATGGCCTGGTCTCGCTGGACGCCCTCGCGCGGCTCTATCCGGACTGGCGCCCGGAAGACTCCGGCGCGTTCGAGCGCACCGCCAAGGTCCGCGAGGAAGCGTTCGGCCGGCGCGTCCAGGAGCGCGTGCTGCCGCCGCAGGAGGTGCTCGCGCAGCGGCTCTTCGCCCAGAGCCGCGAACTCGCGGATGCGCGCGCGCATCTTTCGCGCTACCACGAACTCGTCGTGGCGCTGCGCGAGCGCATCGAGGGTTTCGGCCGCGCGGCGCCGGCCGGCGCGCTCGCCGAACTCGCCGCCGAACTCGACCTCGGCCTCGCGCGCGTGCTCGCGACCGGCCCGGTCGACGCGCTGACCGTCATGGACGACATGCTCAAGATCGTGTCGGCCGAGGTCACGGTGCGGCCGAGCGGCCGCGTGTTCTTCGTCGAGGGCCGCGATTCGCTGCTGCAGGCGGGACTCAAGGCCGGACTCAAGCTCGCCTACGGCTGCGGCAACGGAACCTGCGGCCTGTGCAAGGCGCGCGTGGTGTCGGGTGAAGTCGTGAAGACGATGCCCTTCGACTACCCGCTGTCGGAGGCCGAACGCCTGCAGGGTCACACGCTCCTGTGCGCGCATTCGGCCGCGTCGAGCGAGATCGTGATCGAGACGCTCGAAGCGCAGGGTCCGTCCGAGATCCCGGAGCAGGAGGTCGAGGTCCGCGTGCGATCGGTGGCGCCGCTCGCGCCCGACACGCTGCTGGTCCACGTCCAGACGCCGCGCGGCAGCCGGCTGCGCTTCCTCGCCGGCCAGAGCGCGACGCTCTACGGCGGCGCGGCGGACACGGACGCGCACGCGACCTGGCCGATCGCGAGTTGCCCCTGCGACGATCGCAACCTGCACTTCCACGTGGCGCGCGATGCGCGCGATGCGCTTGCGACGATGTTCTTCGACGGTGCGTTCCGGCCGGGCGACGCGCTGCGGCTGTGGGGGCCGTCCGGCGATTTCGTGCTCGCCGAGGACACCGGGCGGCCGCTCGCGTTCGTCGCCTGCGACACGGGCTACGCCCCGATCAAGAGCCTGATCGAGCATGCGATCGCGGTCGACGCCGCGCCAGCGATGTCGCTCGACTGGCTGGCGACCCGGTCCGACGGGCACTACCACGCGAACCAGTGCCGCGCGTGGGCGGCCGCGTTCGACGCCTTCCGCTACGAAGCGCACCAGGCCGCCGACGCGGCCGAGGGTGCCGAGGCCCTCGCCTCCCGCATGGCCGAAGCGCTCGACCTGCCGAAGCACGACGTCTATGTCGCTGGACCCGTCGCGTTCGTCGACGCGGCCTGCGCGAGACTCGCGAACGCCGGCGTGCCCGCGGCGCGGCTGCGCGCGCTGGTGCTGTGA
- a CDS encoding S24 family peptidase, whose translation MSSSKRIPIVPVAGEESDDCSAAEPFVLMVLGDSMAPEFSEGEIVVVEPEGHATDGSFVVAQLADGWTLRQLARTTAGWELRALDPATPAVAIPDLAPVRGVVIQKSLPGRRRAAKRYVE comes from the coding sequence ATGTCGTCGTCTAAGCGCATACCGATCGTGCCCGTGGCGGGCGAGGAATCCGACGACTGTTCCGCCGCCGAACCTTTCGTGCTGATGGTGCTGGGCGACAGCATGGCGCCCGAATTCTCGGAAGGCGAGATCGTGGTCGTCGAGCCGGAGGGACACGCCACCGACGGCTCGTTCGTCGTCGCGCAACTCGCGGACGGATGGACGCTGCGCCAGCTCGCCCGGACCACGGCCGGATGGGAGCTTCGGGCGCTCGACCCGGCCACCCCCGCGGTCGCGATTCCCGACCTCGCGCCGGTGCGGGGCGTCGTGATCCAGAAGAGCCTGCCCGGACGCCGCCGCGCCGCCAAGCGCTACGTCGAGTGA